A region of Thermococcus argininiproducens DNA encodes the following proteins:
- a CDS encoding universal stress protein gives MFEKVLFPTDFSEVSRHALKNCIPQLFEVGAKELYLVHIVDITATDIEAIELMKIDEGELNRIAEEIRTKGIKVNPIVKIGIPSLEIAEIAQENNVDLVVMPSKGENILRQMFLGSTASNLVRATKKPVLVVKYEWDEEKEEIKCLSNCKEIFKRPLIAVDFSKCSEKVINAVKKFEELIEEVTLIHVVDYGKHEELEKNIETAKVKLREFAKFFKVSSKTEVLTGIASHSILGTALAKDSSLIVVGKKGRSVIKDLLLGSTAERVVRDSKLPVLLVPCE, from the coding sequence ATGTTTGAAAAAGTGTTGTTTCCAACTGACTTCTCCGAGGTCTCGAGGCATGCCCTTAAGAATTGTATTCCTCAGCTCTTTGAGGTAGGGGCTAAGGAACTATATTTAGTCCACATAGTTGATATAACTGCTACAGATATAGAGGCAATAGAACTCATGAAAATAGACGAAGGAGAGCTTAATCGAATTGCTGAAGAAATCAGAACCAAGGGCATCAAGGTAAATCCAATAGTGAAGATTGGCATACCTTCTCTTGAAATCGCTGAGATTGCACAGGAAAACAACGTGGATCTTGTTGTTATGCCATCTAAGGGTGAGAATATTCTCAGGCAGATGTTTTTAGGAAGTACTGCTTCGAATCTTGTCAGGGCCACAAAGAAACCAGTACTAGTCGTGAAATATGAGTGGGATGAAGAGAAAGAAGAGATTAAGTGCCTGTCAAACTGTAAAGAAATTTTTAAGAGACCTCTTATTGCTGTGGACTTTTCTAAGTGCTCTGAAAAGGTTATAAATGCTGTAAAGAAGTTTGAGGAGCTCATTGAAGAGGTCACCCTAATTCATGTGGTTGATTATGGAAAGCATGAAGAGTTAGAAAAGAATATTGAAACTGCTAAAGTTAAGCTAAGAGAATTTGCAAAATTTTTCAAGGTTTCAAGTAAGACAGAAGTCTTAACAGGAATTGCATCTCACTCAATTCTTGGAACAGCTCTAGCAAAAGATTCTTCACTTATAGTTGTAGGTAAGAAAGGTAGGAGTGTTATAAAAGACCTTTTGCTTGGAAGTACAGCAGAACGAGTCGTGAGGGATTCAAAACTCCCAGTACTCCTAGTGCCATGTGAATAA
- a CDS encoding type I restriction endonuclease has translation MLKLQETIISVIKKVREHRLLYEKNEEAVKQHLIGEIFRTLGWDWENPREVRPEERTEDGRADYALVLEDKVVAYVEAKNLGINVLRNERVLRQLARYCFSRGVKYGIITNGTQWKVVKAFEENSTLEDRILLRIDLLNEPLERASLKLSFLSKNKITRLEDYCLYLKAFTWGFENLKKSYPKDFLFSYLTGSIKSNFLLLDHLDGSEVPKGLYVYDNGWKGVPLIEKNLKGVLLSLLLYLAEKAPKKERNEILIAYKQLKNVPLTKDKIMLLLRELEKEKGVKIGLEI, from the coding sequence ATGCTGAAACTTCAAGAGACTATAATAAGTGTCATCAAAAAAGTGCGTGAACACAGGTTGCTTTATGAAAAAAATGAGGAGGCTGTAAAGCAACATTTGATAGGTGAAATCTTTAGAACGCTAGGCTGGGATTGGGAAAATCCAAGAGAGGTTAGACCAGAGGAAAGAACAGAGGATGGAAGAGCTGACTATGCCCTAGTGCTTGAAGATAAGGTTGTTGCTTATGTTGAGGCCAAGAATCTAGGAATTAATGTCTTAAGAAACGAGAGAGTTTTAAGACAACTTGCCAGATACTGCTTTTCTCGTGGAGTTAAATATGGAATAATTACAAATGGAACCCAATGGAAAGTTGTGAAGGCCTTTGAAGAGAATTCTACTCTCGAAGATAGGATCTTGTTAAGAATTGACCTTCTAAATGAACCTCTTGAACGTGCTTCACTGAAACTGAGTTTCTTATCAAAGAATAAAATCACAAGATTAGAAGACTACTGCCTTTATCTGAAAGCTTTTACATGGGGTTTTGAAAATCTCAAAAAAAGTTATCCCAAAGATTTTCTCTTTTCATATTTAACCGGTTCAATAAAATCAAATTTCCTCCTTTTGGATCATTTAGATGGAAGTGAAGTCCCCAAAGGCCTCTATGTGTATGACAACGGTTGGAAAGGTGTTCCACTAATTGAGAAAAATCTTAAAGGGGTCTTACTCTCTCTGCTCCTATACCTAGCAGAAAAAGCGCCTAAAAAAGAGAGAAACGAGATTCTTATAGCATACAAACAGCTGAAAAACGTTCCGCTAACCAAGGATAAAATCATGCTCCTCCTCCGCGAACTGGAAAAAGAGAAAGGAGTTAAAATTGGCTTGGAGATATAA
- a CDS encoding Rossmann-like domain-containing protein: MILKQLKEKALKKIKEDFRILDFSFALPYTYVVLEGPERKAIGLAMTLPEEIGEYKTSFRSPNLKEFIDKIDSLNIIERTLGVATINAISQYYIDLTKIPPQDATELVEDAKKIAVIGNMPPIVRTLKEKGKEVFVFERNPKLWDRETLSDSLEYYLLPEMDAVIVSGSALLNCTLDMIVERSKKAKKIILTGATAQILPEFLKGSGVTHLASVKVIDVEKAILNLKMGSFRGFGEQSRKYIIEV; the protein is encoded by the coding sequence GTGATCCTTAAACAACTCAAGGAGAAAGCTCTGAAAAAAATAAAAGAAGACTTTAGAATACTGGACTTCTCATTCGCGTTGCCTTATACTTATGTTGTCTTAGAAGGACCCGAGAGGAAAGCTATTGGCCTAGCAATGACACTTCCCGAAGAGATAGGGGAATACAAGACATCATTCAGGTCCCCTAACCTAAAAGAGTTCATTGATAAGATAGACAGCTTAAACATTATAGAAAGAACCCTTGGAGTAGCAACAATTAATGCTATTTCTCAATATTATATTGACTTAACCAAAATCCCCCCTCAAGATGCTACTGAACTCGTAGAAGACGCCAAGAAGATAGCTGTTATCGGAAATATGCCTCCAATAGTTAGAACCTTGAAAGAGAAAGGAAAAGAGGTTTTTGTATTCGAAAGAAATCCCAAATTGTGGGATAGAGAGACCCTAAGTGATAGCCTTGAGTATTACCTACTTCCTGAAATGGATGCAGTAATAGTAAGCGGATCTGCTCTGCTGAACTGCACTCTTGACATGATAGTAGAAAGAAGCAAAAAGGCCAAGAAAATCATTTTAACCGGAGCAACTGCTCAAATTCTCCCAGAATTCTTGAAAGGAAGTGGAGTAACCCATTTGGCCTCAGTGAAAGTCATTGATGTAGAAAAAGCCATTTTAAACCTAAAAATGGGAAGCTTCAGAGGCTTTGGCGAACAAAGCAGAAAATATATAATTGAAGTCTAA
- a CDS encoding class II glutamine amidotransferase, with protein MCRVLFAVGNGSEMKEFVDALVKSSENDVYKVAFGRSPYHKDGWGFVWINKDGLEYYKTSKPIFEDTKGVRKFLNSLDGFGVLLAHTRAASQGTVNLFNAQPLVYSSPEGFNFWFYHNGDLNKQMLIDMAGLDNEKLKDISDSYVVGLYLLSSLHSFSKDEILKKFKKIVPMVRTTLNTASLFITPSEIKAFVTAYMVREREENSLYKRYSRLLKVERKNLFAIVSSTFEVYSELSFEEVKNRAAFYLTIDLENEKFEIEELTL; from the coding sequence ATGTGCAGAGTGCTTTTTGCAGTTGGAAATGGAAGTGAAATGAAAGAGTTTGTAGATGCCTTGGTAAAATCCTCAGAGAATGACGTTTATAAAGTGGCGTTTGGAAGGAGTCCCTACCACAAGGATGGCTGGGGCTTTGTGTGGATTAATAAGGACGGTTTAGAATATTATAAAACGTCTAAGCCTATTTTTGAAGACACAAAAGGTGTAAGAAAGTTTTTGAACTCTCTCGATGGGTTTGGCGTTCTTCTAGCCCATACAAGAGCTGCTAGCCAAGGAACTGTTAATCTTTTCAATGCTCAGCCTTTAGTGTATTCCTCCCCAGAGGGTTTTAATTTCTGGTTTTATCACAATGGAGATTTGAATAAGCAGATGTTGATAGATATGGCTGGATTGGACAATGAAAAGCTTAAGGATATCTCTGACAGCTATGTAGTAGGTCTCTATTTGTTGAGCTCATTGCATTCTTTCTCGAAGGATGAGATCTTAAAAAAATTCAAGAAAATTGTTCCTATGGTTAGAACAACGCTTAACACTGCTAGCTTATTTATTACACCATCTGAAATAAAAGCCTTTGTAACTGCTTATATGGTGAGGGAAAGAGAAGAGAATTCATTATATAAGCGGTATTCGCGCCTCTTAAAAGTAGAAAGAAAAAATCTCTTTGCGATAGTTTCATCAACGTTTGAAGTCTACTCAGAATTAAGCTTTGAGGAAGTTAAAAATAGAGCTGCTTTTTACCTGACTATAGACCTCGAAAATGAAAAATTTGAAATAGAAGAGCTCACTCTCTAA